The following nucleotide sequence is from Salvia splendens isolate huo1 chromosome 2, SspV2, whole genome shotgun sequence.
CCGAGGTGACACAACTCTTCTGCTACTTTCTCCATTTTAACTTCCAGCTCTAACTGTTGTATACGATGATTTTGATCGAAGTGAATCGAAATTGATTTCGCTTGTCAGTAATAGGGAAAGCATGTTTTAAGTTCATGCTCCGATTGCTTAGCTTAGAGAGTAGAAACATGTATGATGGGTTACTCTAAATACTCAATAAAACTTTGCAAAAAGAACAAGTTTGGGAGGGAAAAGAAAGAGTACGAAGATAAAAGGACTACATGTTTGATGCTTATGGGAAGATACAATGTGTGTTTTGACTTATGCCACGGGCGTGTCTTGTGTTTTGTCATCTGTAATGCAGATACCGGCCTCACTGGTACAAAACTTGGTTGTGGTGAAGGAGGTTGTGGAGCATGCACGGTGATGATTTCCTATCTTGACCAAAACTTGAAGAAATGTGTGtgagtctctctctctctctctctggtgTGAGTGAGCGTGCATTTGAGTTAATCTTCAATACATATTTATAGGCTTTCTTACAACGATAATAACAAGACTTGTATGACTCCAATTTTTATGAATATCCAGATATAAAACGAAGTTGGATGAACTGATCATTGTTGTGACTAACACGTCAATGATGACATGTAATTATCATATTGTATATGCTTCACCTCTACTCTCTGCTGTGCGGTTCAGGCTCAAATATCTTGTTACTTCAGAGCCATGAAGTCTTTCTCAACTTGGCCTGTTCTGACTTTCATTTGCACAATACTCtgtaaatattaataatataatgtTATACATATCAGTCTCTTCATTGGTAGCTTTTGGACTTCATCTGAACATGTTCTCTCCGGTGATGTTGCTTTTGGCCTACATGccaatatttttgttatttttaggtaattaattataaaaggaGCAGGAATTACTCTTAATATTCATATCTTGACAAATTCCAGGCATCTTGCTATTAATGCATGCTTGGCTCCTTTGTATTCCGTCGAAGGAATGCATGTAATTACAGTTGAGGGCATTGGTAGTTGCAGATCTGGGTTACATCCAATACAGGTAGAATCCTTATTTCATCAATGATAATAGAAATTATAGTTATAGTCTGATTGATGCtcaactttaaaattataaCATTGCTGATATTGCAAGTTTTGTGTATTTCCTTCAATTTTATAACTCGGTTAGTAGTTAACTTAACTTGGATGTAAATCTGCTTTCTGTCTTTCATTTTTGTTTCTATCTCTTTGTACAATGACCTTAAATTTTGAATATGGacttacttctccatgtcaaTGGATAGACTCCCTATATCTGTGTGTTGATCATACATAAAAATTAAGGAGAACAATAAATATGGAGTTGTAATATAACAGTGTGGCAACATTTTGTAGCTTTCTCCTCTTCCATTTTCTTAGCCACTGTCATTGTGCAGAAAGTAGGCAAACTTCCATTTTTAGACTTTTTGGTCATGTTATCACAGTTGCTCTAGGTTTAAGTTGCAATAAACAGACCATTTCTCTTTTTGATTAAACTCGGACATGCTGAGATAGAAAAACACTTACCAGTAGATTTTTGTTCCAAGTTTTCCCCAACATTACAATCTATGGAATTTAGTTATACTGTTCACAAAGGGTACTTTGATTGACCTTGCATTCAAAAGATAGATTTGGTAACTCTCACATACTTCTCTTAGGGAAGCAATACCTTTAAGGAGCCTTTAAGACATAAGGATTTCTTCTTAAGTAGACACACATTTGCTTCCTGGTTTCTTTGCTATTTGCTTCCTGATAACATGAATTTACTTGATGTTGCACAAGGATTTCTTCTTAAGCAGATGTACTGTGCGACATCATGTAAATTCATGTTATTTGCTATTTGCTCAAGTACCAGCTCATATACATTTTGTACCAAGGACAAGGTTATCTAATTTCATACTTGTGATGGATTTACTCCATGACATACTTTGTAGACATCTATTGTGATACACTTGTTCCTGGCGCAGGAATCATTAGCAAATTCACATGGTTCACAATGTGGTTTTTGCACCCCTGGTTTTGTTATGTCCATGTATGCCCTACTAAGGTCTTCTAAAAACCCACCCACAGAAGAGGACATCAAAGAAAATCTTGCAGGAAATTTATGTCGATGCACGGGTTATAGGCCGATAATTGATGCTTTCCGTGTATTTGCGAGAACAGATGATGCCTTGTACACAACTCCATCCTTAGGCCTTTCGAGCAGTGAGTTTGTTTGCCCATCAACAGGTAAACCATGTTCATGTGGGCAGAATATTAAGGATGCTGAAGGAACTACCACAATAAGAAGCTGTAGCAGTGACATTCTAAAGCCAATCTCTTACAGTGATACTGATGGAGCTGCATACACTAGTAAAGAACTTATTTTCCCCCCAGAGCTCCTAATGAGGAAATCAACTGCTTTATATTTGACTGGGTCTAATGGCCTCAAGTGGCATCGTCCACTAAGCCTTCAGCATGTATTTGATATAAAAACAAGATACCCGAATGCCAAATTAGTTGTTGGTAACACCGAGGTGGGAGTTGAAACAAGGCTTAAAAATTTCCATTATCCAATTCTTGTCCATATTGCTCACGTGCCTGAACTTAATATATTGAACATAAAAGATGAGGGGTTGGAGATTGGTGCAGCAGTTAAACTTTCTGAACTAGTCAAAGTACTAAAATTAGTTATAGACCAGCGTGCTTCTTTTCAAACTTCATCTTGCAGAGCCATCATTGAACAGTTAAAATGGTTTGCTGGGACACAAATAAGAAATGTTGCATCTGTTGGTGGAAATATCTGTACAGCAAGTCCTATATCAGACCTCAACCCTCTATGGATGGCTGCTGGAGCAAAGTTTCACATTTCTGATTGTAAAGGAAACATAAGGATATGTGCAGCAGAATATTTTTTCCTGGATTATCGTAAAGTTGATCTGGCAAGTAATGAGatccttctttttgtttttctCCCTTGGAACTCTCGATTTGAATTTGTGAAAGCATTTAAGCAAGCTCATAGGCGAGATGATGACATAGCTATTGTGAATGCTGGAATGCGTGCCTGTCTTTTAAAGAAAGACCAGAAATGGATAGTTTCTGATGCATCAATTGTTTATGGGGGTGTTGCTCCTTATTCTATTTCTGCAATTGAAACCAAGAAATTTCTGCTAGGGAAGCATTGGAACAAGGAGTTGTATCATGGTTCTTTAGAAGTACTAGAGAAGGACATTATCCTGAAGGATGAGGCTCCAGGGGGGATGGTGGAGTTTCGAAGATCTTTAATCCTGAGTTTTTTCTTCAAGTATTTCTTGTGGGTGTCTCACCAGATGGATGGATTGCCAGGGTTCAACGGAGCAGTACCAGCATCTTATCTTTCCACAGTAAAATCTTTTCACTCTCCTTCTACTATAGGAAGACAAGATTATGAAATCGTAAGGCGTGGGACTGCTGTTGGTGCTCCTGAAGTACATCTTTCTTCAAGGCTGCAGGTTTCTATTGCATAATTTAGACTGTTACGTAGTGTTTTTATATTCAAGAAGTGTGCCACCTGCAGCTTGTTTTCAATTGTTTGTTTGGGGTTAATGTTTgtcatatatatgtgtgtgtatatatatatatatatacagcaCGTGATCGAAGATGCATATATGTAGTTTTCAGTACTTCAATAACTGGATTTTGCATCAGCATCTAAGAGAGAGATGGGATGGTACCACTCGGATGCTGCAACTTTCTCATAACGCATTCTAGAAGAGTCTTTATCTAAAAGAAATGGTTGATAGACGTCCTTTTCTATTTCTGTCCTCGCTCCCAACGCAAATGGCACCATGACGATTATGAACATTATCATTTTCCTGACCTCATGTTCTGTGTTTGTGACATCCATGATTTTATCTACCATTTGTTTTCATTGTTTTGGAGTGAGTAGCTTTATGGGTCCAAAACATAATGATTTCAGGCATTCACTATCAGGAGCTGGTACAGAGACCGACTCTAGCTATAGTGGACTATCTGTTTTACTTTGTTATGTATCAGGGTGTATATCTTGTCCACTCTCTATACTTCAAATCAATAATAAGTAATTGTTTTGTCAATTATTCACAAAAAAAGTTAAAAGCAAAATAAAACCAGCTGTGGTACTTGAAAATAAATTGACATTCTGCTTCCTCTGGCCAGCCCCTTTTTTTCTGCTGAAGTCAAACCAAGTGTTATCTGATGGCAGGTTACAGGAGAGGCAGAGTATACAGATGATGTTCCTATGCCTCCTAATGGCTTACATGCTGCATTGATATTGAGCAAGAAGCCTCATGCACGTATACTTGCGATTGATGATAGTGTGGCACAATTTTCTCCGGGGTTCGCAGGAATATTTTTTGCAAAACATGTGCCAGGGATCAATATGGTTGGACCAGTTGTTGTGGACGAAGAACTTTTTGCTTCAGAAGTAGTCACGTGTGTGGGTCAGGTAAATATCCAATTTCTTCTATGGCTGGGAAACATTTTCTTCACCAGTTTGGGTATGTGGCTGTGCTGTGTCAGTAAGTGGCCTAACCAAACATTTATTAAGTTGGATTATTTATCAATCATGCCTTAACACTCAAAACCAAATGCCTTCAGGGATAGCAGAGAACTAGGTTACAAATCTAATCCTGAAATAATTAGATAAACAAGGAAACCTAACTATACATGACCTCTACAATAGTATGTACTAGTGATTGCGACTACGTAATTACAATAAACTAGCTTATTCACTGGTGTTGGAGATAGCAATTTCATAGAAGGGATATAGAGGTAGTACTATATGTTATCCAGAAAATCATGAAGCAATATCATATTAGAAGGTTTAAGTCAGTAAACTAGATGCTTGCTAAACAAAAAAGTTAGATGCTAAATCTATAAGATGGAATTACTTTAGTATCCCAGATACATGGTCTAGCACAATAGAATGTTGTTACTGAAATGAAATCTTCGCAGAAAAAATAGGCCAACTACTgtttttacttttaattttctGTCCGCTCATTTGCAGTCATCAAATTCTTAGGTTGCAGAATCATTACCTTTCAGGTTATTGGGGTGGTTGTGGCTGATACACACGAAAATGCAAAGCTCGCTGCTCGGAAAGTCCATATTCAATATGAAGAACTACCAGCA
It contains:
- the LOC121792706 gene encoding xanthine dehydrogenase 1-like isoform X2, whose product is MHLAINACLAPLYSVEGMHVITVEGIGSCRSGLHPIQESLANSHGSQCGFCTPGFVMSMYALLRSSKNPPTEEDIKENLAGNLCRCTGYRPIIDAFRVFARTDDALYTTPSLGLSSSEFVCPSTGKPCSCGQNIKDAEGTTTIRSCSSDILKPISYSDTDGAAYTSKELIFPPELLMRKSTALYLTGSNGLKWHRPLSLQHVFDIKTRYPNAKLVVGNTEVGVETRLKNFHYPILVHIAHVPELNILNIKDEGLEIGAAVKLSELVKVLKLVIDQRASFQTSSCRAIIEQLKWFAGTQIRNVASVGGNICTASPISDLNPLWMAAGAKFHISDCKGNIRICAAEYFFLDYRKVDLASNEILLFVFLPWNSRFEFVKAFKQAHRRDDDIAIVNAGMRACLLKKDQKWIVSDASIVYGGVAPYSISAIETKKFLLGKHWNKELYHGSLEVLEKDIILKDEAPGGMVEFRRSLILSFFFKYFLWVSHQMDGLPGFNGAVPASYLSTVKSFHSPSTIGRQDYEIVRRGTAVGAPEVHLSSRLQVTGEAEYTDDVPMPPNGLHAALILSKKPHARILAIDDSVAQFSPGFAGIFFAKHVPGINMVGPVVVDEELFASEVVTCVGQVIGVVVADTHENAKLAARKVHIQYEELPAVLSIEEAIAANSFHPETERCLRKGDVDHCFSSTQCDKIIEGEVQVGGQEHFYLEPNSTLVWTVDGGNEVHMISSTQAPKKHQQYVARVLGLPMSKVVCKIKRVGGGFGGKETRSAFLAAVAATPSYLLNRPVKLTLDRDIDMMITGQRHSFLGKYKVGFTKDGKILALDLEIFNNGGNSLDLSLAVLERAMFHSDNVYEIPNVRVKGKVCFTNFPSNTAFRGFGGPQGMLIAENWIQRISMELKKSPEVIREVNFQRDGSVLHYGQKIENCTLERLWNQLKTSSDFLAVQQEAKLFNTHNRWKKRGVAIIPTKFGISFTAKFMNQAGALVHVYTDGTVLVTHGGVEMGQGLHTKVAQVAASSFDIPLSSVFISETSTDKVPNASPTAASASSDIYGAAVLDACEQIKARMEPISSKHSFVSFSELVSACYMERIDLSAHGFYKTPDIGFDWGAGKGNPFRYFTYGAALAEVEIDTLTGDFHTRQADVILDLGFPLNPAIDVGQIEGAFIQGLGWVALEELKWGDAAHKWLPAGCLYTCGPGSYKIPSMDDVPLKFSISLLKGAPNPKAIHSSKAVGEPPFFLASAVFFAIKDAIIAARAEAGLSDWFPLDNPATPERIRMACVDEFTKPFINSDFHPKLSV